In Heteronotia binoei isolate CCM8104 ecotype False Entrance Well chromosome 1, APGP_CSIRO_Hbin_v1, whole genome shotgun sequence, the genomic window gcccccgcgaggccacgagcaacggagaggcccaccgccaccaccggttccaggtgcgccagctgcggcgacccccacgagcgaagggactgcccgtaccgccacctggactgccgcagctgtgggaagacgggccacatcgcccgggcttgccgggccaaaaacagccgccgccaaccgtcagcgcatcacgactccttggatgcctacacgacggcttccaccagtctacaggtactgaacctgccccttgcagcccccgacaaggtcaaaatgtcggtcctgatcgagggcgccccatgcctcatggaagtagactcgggttcctccatctcgatcatttcggaggaaaccctcaagagactatgcccccgccgccgcctccatacgaggccagcggacttcgtattaagggactttcaaaaaaacccggtacacatcgtggggtgggcccgggtgaatgtggaacgagggagttttagaggacccctagacatcctggtggtcaagcgccaactgaccacactcctagggctggcttggttccagcctctgggaatccagctagtgggggtagaccacatgcggaccagcaatttcgacggggtctgccgggagttcccagaggtcttcgacgggtccctggggagctacaaggggccgcccatcaccctaccgatcgacccaacggtccggcccataaggctcaaggcgagacgcgtcccgttcaccctaaaaccgaaaatagaggcggaactggaccgcctcacggcccaaggcgtcctagagccagtcacatacgccgactgggagacccctatagtgacacccgtaaaacccaacggggaggtgaggatctgcgctgattacaagtgcacgatcaacaaggctctacaggacaatccctacccagtcccggtggtcagccatgtcctcgcagcgctagccggggcgaaggtttttgggaagctggacttagctcaggcataccagcaactgccggtcgacgctaagacagcagaggcacagacaatcgtgacccacaggggggcgttcagggttaaacggctgcagttcggggtgagcgtggctccggggattttccaaagcataatggactctctccttaaagggatccccggagtccagcccttcttcgacgacgttttgatcgccgcccccaccgaaggagagttcagccgccgcctgcgagaggtcctcagacggttccaggcggcggggctgaaggtgaaaaaagaaaaatgcttgttgggtgttccgcgagtggagttcctgggcttcgcagtggacgcagcgggaatccacccaaccgcggacaagaccaaggccattgtccaggcccctgcccccaaatgcaaagcagaactacagagttttctcggattgttgaatttttaccactcattcctgccgcacaaagccgcggtggcggaaccattacaccgtttgctcgataaacaagccccatgggtctggggaaagcgccaagccgcggcgttccaggcggtcaaagacctcttagtctcaaacgcggttcttcatcactacgatgaaaaccttcccctgatcctggcttgcgacgcctctccctacggggtgggagcggtcctggggcaccaactcccggacgggagggaagtgccggtcgcctattactccaggactctgtccccagccgagaggaactacgcccagatcgataaagaggccctggcgatcgtggcgggagtccacaagttcaacgactacctctacggtaggcgcttcaccattgccacggaccacaagccactcctcggcctcctagcccccgaccggcaaaccccccaaatcctttcacagagggttttacggtggaaccagttcctgaactcgtacacctacacgttggtccaccgcccagggaaagcaatggggcacgccgatgccctcagccgcctgccgctgcccgccacagacccagatcccgccccggcccacggggtgatgcttatagagtccctccccgagcgcccactacacgccgaagaggtggctcgggctacgggcagagaccgcatcctagcgcgggtcagggactgggtgggaagggggtggccagcgggcaaggtggaagatgcattcaggccattcacgtccaggaaggacgagctatcgacccacaaggggtgcatactctgggggagccgggtggtggttcccccccccttgcgcagacaggtgttggaagatctccacgagacccacccgggcatcgtgaggatgaaagccctggcccggagttacgtgtggtggccaggcatggacgaggaaatagaggggtgggttaggaggtgccaaccctgccaggagtccaggcccaatccgccgtccgccccggtccacaggtgggagtcaaacgggcggccgtggtcccgcctccatttagacttcgcggggccgcatcaggggcaactcttctttatactggtagatgctcacacaaaatggttggaggtgatcccggtcacctcgacctccaccgcagcagccgtccgggcgctcagaagggttctctgcacacacgggatccctgacaccctagtgacggacaacggcacggccttcacctcccgggaattccgagagttcaccgagaggtacctgataaggcacataaggtccgctcccttccatccagccaccaacggccaggcggagcggatggtgcggaccaccaaggaagccctagggcgcattgtccagggggattgggaccaccgcctctccgcgttcctgttccacaacaggatcaccccaaaccccacaactggtttcagccccgccgagctgctcatggggaggaaactgaccacccggttagataggctccacccggacagggcgccggaggtccgcgggtcccccgaggttcgcgaggcagtaaggggattctttccgggcgacccggtgtacgcgaaaaacttcgcaagcggcccggagtgggtagccgggagggtcctgagagtaaccggctcccgatcctatgaagtgaccacagcagggggccaagtactgcggcgacacatcgatcagctgcgccgccgcaccctgcccgaagagccggaggcagccgggacCAGAGAACTGCCGGAAACGGAgtccccagaaggggccccgccgactcaagaacagcccatatacgaggtccccggggccgcggaacccgtaccagagccgctacccgacccggaccatccaccgccagaaacggagccacccgcagctgggtcgggctccacaccaatagcaaccccgaggagatcaacccgggaacgcagggcaccaacgtacctacaggattatgtagtttaaactaggaggggaggagtgtagagtattggaatcagcacagcgccgcgcaacccgagccgcccgcgggtcgccttgcgcagcgcgggaaagccaccccaatcagctccaagggcgggaagttcaactggccaggattgggctggccagcaaaggggatgttccgggatgcttgtatatattggcggacccgaccgcgtgttaaccagttcggtagtgtgctagctattaaatacttatgccttcaccacgactcgtctctcagtacactacagatagatagatagatagatagatagatagatagatagatagatagatagatagatagatagatagatagatagatagatagatagatagatagatgatagatagataatctTTGATTTGCCTGGCATGCAGACTGCATGATGCACACAGAGGAGTGCTGGCAACCAGTAAGAGGTTCAGGGAGAAGGGACACACAAGCATTTGTTTCCAGTGCAAACCTGgatatgacatcatcacattgacaTGAAGCTCTAGGATTCCCCCAAAGTCTATGGTTTATGCTGGAAGTGATGGCATAACATTGCTGTTATgcttatttccccctcctctcccccagcaAGGAATTGGGGCTACAGGGTAGGAAATCTTTAGCATGTTCTGGTCATCTGCATGCAATTCTGCTCTACTACTACCATTCACTAGGTTAGCCAAGCATCACTGTCAATAGTGGCCCTGCCCCTTGTGTCAAGCCTTGAGTTTCTGAAGGTGCCCAACTACCAGATGCCAGCCCTTCAATAGGTACTGCATATACAATTATATAGACTCCATGTCATTAGTATCCATTTAGCTAACAGTAATGGAGCATTGCATAAAGGGTTGAATCTTCTATGAACAGTGGATGTTTCTACATTTATTGTGATATTCTGATAGAAATTCTAGTAAACCCAATTTTGCATTGTTAAAACTCGATTTTAGGTGGAAAAGTTAGAGACCTACACCTATATCTATAGAATTCTTCCCTTCTCAGTGTTATCTTATCTTAAATTGTTTCCAAGCATTTGATTATCTAAATGCTCAGAATGTCTGCAGGTCATTGGAATACCTGGTGCAGTATAATGTGAAACACTTTTCAGTGCTTTCTATTCAATTACTAAAACAGCATATCTTTGCCTCTTGATTGCTGGGTATTCTAAATTTATTTCTAGACAGTGGTGCTATCCATGGTTAATGAGCCTCTCACTGTTAGAAACTACAATGTCTTATGATGGGGGGATGCAAAAGAGCTGACTGATTGCCTCCCAAGCAATTTGTTTTCACAACAACACATGTTTTCTAAGTACATATATATTAGACAATAAAAGCTACTAATAAAAGTATGTagtaaaaaagaggaggaaaatcAATTTAATACTTTCTAACAAATCAGGCCAATAagtataattttattttattaaaaaatggGAGTTGATTGCAGGCTATAATAAAGGTGAAAATC contains:
- the LOC132587144 gene encoding uncharacterized protein K02A2.6-like, which gives rise to GLAWFQPLGIQLVGVDHMRTSNFDGVCREFPEVFDGSLGSYKGPPITLPIDPTVRPIRLKARRVPFTLKPKIEAELDRLTAQGVLEPVTYADWETPIVTPVKPNGEVRICADYKCTINKALQDNPYPVPVVSHVLAALAGAKTIVTHRGAFRVKRLQFGVSVAPGIFQSIMDSLLKGIPGVQPFFDDVLIAAPTEGEFSRRLTDHKPLLGLLAPDRQTPQILSQRVLRWNQFLNSYTYTLVHRPGKAMGHADALSRLPLPATDPDPAPAHGVMLIESLPERPLHAEEVARATGRDRILARVRDWVGRGWPAGKVEDAFRPFTSRKDELSTHKGCILWGSRVVVPPPLRRQVLEDLHETHPGIVRMKALARSYVWWPGMDEEIEGWVRRCQPCQESRPNPPSAPVHRWESNGRPWSRLHLDFAGPHQGQLFFILVDAHTKWLEVIPVTSTSTAAAVRALRRVLCTHGIPDTLVTDNGTAFTSREFREFTERYLIRHIRSAPFHPATNGQAERMVRTTKEALGRILLMGRKLTTRLDRLHPDRAPEVRGSPEVREAVRGFFPGDPVYAKNFASGP